One window of Methanomassiliicoccales archaeon genomic DNA carries:
- a CDS encoding AAA family ATPase — translation MESEPLKRHKTYVSGFDENIGGGIPQGHIVFIAGVTGSMKSSLAYSILFNNAKNEGVNGLYISLEQSRATLVRQMEGMGFIGETLGRLEVLDLGEIRLSSESPDWFDTFRFAVGETKRRLNYELLIIDSLGALQIMSRFQSPREDIFRFFEWLRSLKITTFIISEMPVGPYSCYGTMDTDFLSDGIIHMSMAQVGDTEVHRRIRCVKMRDTDHANSYFSFLKSKSGFSVTRAISEF, via the coding sequence ATGGAATCTGAACCGCTGAAGAGACACAAGACTTATGTGAGCGGCTTCGATGAGAACATCGGTGGAGGCATTCCACAAGGGCATATCGTTTTCATCGCAGGCGTCACTGGCTCAATGAAATCGTCACTTGCGTACTCCATTCTGTTCAACAACGCCAAGAACGAAGGGGTGAACGGACTCTACATCTCTCTGGAGCAGAGCAGAGCCACACTGGTTCGTCAGATGGAGGGCATGGGATTCATTGGAGAGACCCTGGGTCGATTGGAAGTCTTGGACCTAGGGGAGATTCGACTCTCCTCGGAGAGCCCTGACTGGTTCGACACCTTCCGTTTCGCCGTGGGGGAGACCAAGCGACGTCTCAACTACGAACTTCTGATCATCGACTCCTTGGGGGCGCTGCAGATTATGTCCAGGTTCCAGAGCCCGAGGGAGGACATCTTCCGATTCTTTGAATGGTTGCGCTCACTCAAGATCACGACCTTCATCATTTCCGAGATGCCGGTCGGGCCTTATTCGTGCTACGGTACCATGGACACCGATTTCCTATCGGACGGCATCATACACATGTCCATGGCGCAGGTGGGGGACACTGAGGTCCACCGCCGCATACGGTGTGTGAAGATGAGGGACACCGACCACGCAAACTCCTACTTCTCCTTCCTTAAGAGCAAGTCCGGATTCTCTGTCACGAGAGCCATATCAGAGTTCTAA
- a CDS encoding threonine synthase — MDYELRCWECGRKIEDEWLSTCPACDGLLTIDLDLEKLKELQPFDLRNKPLGVWRYAPFLPVEEENAISLQEGGTPLYRCESLASKIGVKDLRVKYDGANPTGSFKDRGMTVGVSKAVELGAKSVGCASTGNTSASLSAYAAKAGLDCVVLLPEGKVAAGKLAQAMFYGARIVSIEGNFDDALRVVRELSAKGHLYLLNSINPFRPEGQKSVAFEIIDQLGFQLPDRIVLPVGNAANIWAVYKALREWEAIGWIDHVPMLTGVQASGSKPITNAFREGRRDFDPVEQPETVATAIRIGNPVSGKKALTAIYESGGCALEVSDAEILSAQRMLGRTEGVGVEPASAASVAGVQKMVSDGLIDRDERVVCICTGNLLKDPDVIISSFGEVAQMPADVDAVAKFLTNSSSK; from the coding sequence ATGGACTATGAATTGAGGTGCTGGGAGTGCGGACGCAAGATCGAGGATGAGTGGCTTAGCACCTGCCCTGCCTGCGATGGTCTGCTCACAATTGACCTGGATCTGGAGAAGCTGAAGGAGCTTCAGCCATTTGATCTCCGGAACAAGCCCCTCGGTGTTTGGAGATACGCTCCCTTCTTACCAGTAGAGGAGGAGAACGCCATCTCACTTCAGGAAGGAGGCACCCCGCTTTACAGGTGTGAATCCCTGGCATCCAAGATTGGAGTCAAGGACCTCAGGGTGAAGTATGACGGCGCCAATCCCACGGGCTCCTTCAAGGACAGGGGAATGACGGTGGGGGTGAGCAAGGCCGTTGAGCTTGGGGCGAAAAGCGTTGGATGCGCCTCAACAGGAAACACCTCAGCCTCCCTGTCCGCATACGCGGCCAAGGCCGGACTGGATTGCGTGGTCCTTCTCCCGGAAGGAAAGGTGGCGGCTGGCAAGCTGGCCCAGGCGATGTTCTATGGAGCCCGAATCGTGAGCATCGAGGGTAACTTCGACGATGCGCTGAGGGTGGTGAGGGAGCTGAGTGCCAAAGGTCATCTTTACCTACTGAACTCAATCAATCCATTTCGTCCGGAGGGTCAGAAATCGGTGGCCTTCGAGATCATCGATCAGCTTGGTTTCCAGCTACCGGACCGCATAGTCCTTCCAGTAGGCAACGCAGCGAACATATGGGCAGTCTACAAGGCTCTCAGAGAATGGGAGGCGATCGGCTGGATAGATCATGTTCCCATGCTGACCGGGGTGCAGGCATCCGGTTCGAAACCGATCACCAACGCTTTCCGCGAGGGTAGACGGGATTTCGATCCGGTCGAGCAACCTGAGACCGTGGCAACCGCCATCAGGATCGGCAATCCAGTCTCAGGAAAGAAAGCTCTCACCGCCATCTACGAGAGCGGCGGCTGCGCACTGGAGGTCTCGGACGCGGAGATACTGTCTGCCCAGAGGATGCTCGGGAGGACCGAGGGCGTGGGGGTGGAACCCGCGAGCGCCGCATCTGTGGCAGGAGTGCAGAAGATGGTGAGCGATGGGCTCATCGACAGAGACGAGAGGGTCGTCTGCATATGCACTGGGAACCTGCTCAAGGACCCCGATGTCATCATCTCGTCCTTTGGGGAGGTGGCCCAGATGCCCGCAGATGTTGATGCTGTGGCCAAGTTCCTCACCAATTCCAGCAGCAAGTGA